A portion of the Coraliomargarita parva genome contains these proteins:
- a CDS encoding AAA family ATPase, whose protein sequence is MKEEDFSQLHRVWLLRMLTVNRALYRFIENDRLADEDIARAIGLEHWLAEPWNLIPKRQCFSLPGGVKSIQYSYELEQIMRPQTDPAKFHRIEVMKEVLATITAEAGRPVRGPEQYIRNCELVARLYGLSPVERDLLAFLAHTADSGLVNDMFHVAKARDRPEYLRLVAVAIQAEQTDVERATAPKSRLIQTGLLKWSTGRSCVELEVFNSEFARKLLYQSCEADTIIRDVVTPAPPGSLRYRDYPHLKEVLGQMRPHLRRALREKRSGVNCYLYGKPGTGKSELVRILAREMRAALFEVATEDESGQPARYGSRMDALVKANALLAKRRALLVFDEAEDVFRSTFLNQSLASQHKGWMNRRLETNPVPTIWVSNSIKGLEPAFARRFDFVVEIAPPPRDHRIRMYQRLAGGKASPQTLQTLARCDDLTPAVVARAARVATGLAGSSPEARFDPVFRALVERTLKAQQHDTRMFRNPSPELPQTYKLDYLNCDSSLDHLAEGLRSTPSCRLCLYGPPGTGKTSLGHWLSRELGQPLLLKKASDLLSPYLGETEQKMARAFEEAGKDTAILMIDEVDSFLQDRGQAQRSWEVQQVNELLTQMERFDGIFIASTNLMDALDPAALRRFDLKLRFGYLNGDQLQGLLSGSCRELKLPPPRQADLAAIAALSNATPGDFANCRRQARFRNFRSAAELVEAVAQECRIKADRGARKLGFSDQ, encoded by the coding sequence ATGAAAGAAGAAGACTTCTCCCAACTTCACCGGGTCTGGCTGCTGCGCATGCTGACCGTCAACCGGGCCCTCTATCGCTTCATCGAGAACGACCGGCTTGCGGATGAGGATATCGCCCGGGCCATCGGTCTGGAGCATTGGTTGGCGGAGCCCTGGAACCTGATTCCGAAGCGGCAGTGCTTCAGTCTGCCGGGAGGCGTCAAATCCATCCAGTACTCCTACGAATTGGAACAGATCATGCGCCCCCAAACGGATCCGGCAAAATTCCACCGCATTGAGGTCATGAAAGAAGTGCTGGCCACGATTACCGCCGAAGCCGGCAGACCGGTCCGGGGCCCGGAACAGTACATCCGGAACTGCGAGCTGGTCGCCCGCTTGTATGGGCTCAGTCCGGTCGAGCGCGACCTGCTGGCCTTCCTCGCACATACGGCCGACTCGGGCCTGGTCAACGACATGTTCCACGTTGCCAAAGCCAGGGACCGCCCGGAGTATCTCCGCCTTGTGGCTGTGGCCATCCAGGCGGAACAGACCGATGTGGAACGAGCCACTGCCCCCAAAAGCCGTCTCATCCAGACCGGCCTGCTCAAGTGGTCCACCGGCCGATCCTGTGTCGAACTGGAAGTCTTCAATTCAGAGTTTGCCCGAAAGCTGCTCTACCAGTCCTGCGAGGCCGACACCATCATCCGGGATGTTGTCACACCCGCGCCCCCCGGTTCACTCCGCTACCGGGACTATCCCCATCTGAAGGAAGTGCTGGGACAGATGCGTCCGCACCTGCGCCGGGCGCTCCGGGAAAAACGCAGCGGCGTCAATTGCTACCTCTATGGCAAACCCGGCACCGGCAAATCGGAACTCGTCCGCATCCTGGCGAGGGAGATGCGCGCGGCGCTGTTTGAAGTCGCCACGGAGGATGAGAGCGGCCAGCCCGCCCGCTACGGCAGTCGCATGGATGCGCTGGTCAAAGCCAACGCACTTCTGGCCAAGCGTCGGGCCCTGCTCGTCTTCGATGAGGCGGAGGATGTGTTCCGCTCGACCTTCCTGAACCAAAGCCTGGCCAGCCAGCACAAAGGCTGGATGAACCGCCGCCTCGAAACCAATCCGGTCCCCACGATTTGGGTCTCGAATTCGATCAAAGGCCTCGAACCGGCATTTGCCCGGCGCTTCGATTTTGTCGTGGAAATCGCCCCGCCGCCCCGGGACCACCGGATCCGGATGTATCAACGCCTCGCAGGCGGCAAAGCCTCCCCCCAGACCCTGCAGACGCTCGCACGATGCGACGACCTGACGCCTGCCGTGGTCGCACGGGCCGCCCGGGTCGCGACAGGCCTCGCCGGGTCATCGCCGGAGGCCCGCTTCGATCCGGTCTTCCGCGCCCTTGTTGAACGGACACTCAAGGCCCAGCAACACGACACCCGCATGTTCCGCAACCCGTCTCCCGAGCTGCCGCAGACCTACAAGCTGGACTACCTCAACTGCGACTCATCCCTCGACCATCTGGCGGAGGGCCTCCGCAGCACCCCGTCCTGCCGGCTCTGCCTCTACGGCCCGCCGGGCACGGGCAAGACCTCCCTGGGACACTGGCTCTCCCGTGAACTGGGCCAGCCCCTGCTGCTCAAAAAGGCGTCCGACCTGCTCAGCCCCTACCTCGGCGAAACCGAACAAAAAATGGCCCGGGCCTTCGAGGAAGCCGGGAAGGACACCGCCATCCTCATGATCGACGAGGTGGACAGCTTTCTTCAGGACCGTGGCCAGGCGCAACGCAGCTGGGAGGTGCAACAGGTGAACGAACTGCTCACCCAGATGGAGCGCTTCGACGGCATCTTCATCGCTTCCACCAACCTGATGGACGCACTCGATCCGGCGGCCCTGCGTCGCTTCGACCTGAAACTGCGCTTCGGCTATCTCAACGGCGATCAGCTGCAGGGGCTCCTGTCCGGCTCCTGCCGCGAGTTGAAACTCCCGCCTCCGAGGCAGGCCGACCTCGCAGCCATCGCAGCCCTGAGCAACGCCACCCCGGGCGACTTCGCGAATTGCCGCCGGCAGGCACGCTTCCGGAATTTCCGCTCGGCTGCCGAGCTGGTCGAGGCGGTCGCCCAAGAGTGCCGGATCAAAGCGGATCGCGGGGCTCGGAAATTGGGGTTCTCCGACCAATAA